AACAAAATGGATGAGATGGATAATGTGATACGATCTCTGGAGCAAGAATATCGGTTAATATTGCTCTTGAACCATAGGAACAAAAATCAACATAGAGCGGCTAGCTGGTATGGATCGTTCAATgagatgaaaagaaattgtgGACAAATAATAACGCTTTTTAGCTCGAGAAGATTACAAGCCAAACGCCTTAAAGATGTTGAATGGGTCAAGTTGCACAGGCTATTACAGAGAGCACTTTTTAGACAGTTAAAGAGATGGTACTGGCAGTTCAATGGCGTAATTGCGCTGGGACAATTTGTAACGTTGGGTTGTACACTAGTAACATTGCTGGCAAATGTGAGGGCACTGTATATGAGATTATGGGAGATTAATGAAACTGAGTTTATAAGATGTGGATGCTTAATAAAGAACTTACCGAgaacaaaagcaaaatcGGTTGTGAACGATGTCGAAGAACTTGGAGAAATTatagatgaagatattgGCAACAACGTTCAAGAAAACGAACTAGTGATAACGTCTATACCAAAGCCTCTGACAGAGAACTgtaagaagaaaaagaaaaggaaaaagaagaacaaatcaGCCATTGATGGCATATTCGGATAAATATACAAGTAAATAGACtttttaaaataataatatcaatgCTAATAAATCATTCATTAATGACCTTGTCTGCCCAAGTAGGCAAAACAAACGCACTAGAATGTATTTGAGGATTATAGTACTTCAGCTTCCCTTGTTCTTGCTCAGATATCTTTCTTTGCGGAATGTTCAACGGTATATTGGCGTTATTACTGCAAACAATTAAACCTAATTGGCCAGATGTATAGGTTGGAACCATGGTATAGCAATATTCTGTATTAGGAAATACCTTTTTGGctgtatttttcaaatcatgtaagtattttaaatttaaccaaaaattttcagagCTTTGCATAATAACAACGCCATTAGGATTTAAAGCATCTTTCAATAGTTCGAAATACCTCTCTTGAAAAAACGCTTCAGCTGGACCTTCAGGATCAGAACTATCTGTAATAATGACGTCAAATTTCTTATGGACGTCGGAAGCACCTATATCTTGTAAGAACTTGAAGCCATCGCAAAGTTTCAAGTCCAACCTTTCGTCATCGAAAGCACCATTACTCAATGTGGGCAAGAACTTACGGGATAATTCGATCACTGATGAGTCAATTTCTACCATAGTGATATCTTCTACACAGCTGTGCTTGGCTACTTCCCTTAAGACACCTCCGTCCCCACCGCCAATGATAAGTACACGCTTGGGATTAGAATGCGCAAACATGGCAATGTGGGTGATCATCTCTTGATAGGCAAACTCATCAAATTCCGTACATTGGACAATACCATCGAGGACCAAAACAGTACCGTATACCTTGTTACGGAAGATTAAGATGTCCTGAAATTCACTGCGGGCTTCATAAAGTATTGAGTCCACGGTCATAGTAAAGGCCTGGCCCGGAAAACTTTTATCATTAATCTCTCTAAACCATCCATCTTTGATGTAAGGATGCTGTGAATTATTAACCATAATGTATAACTGAATCTGTCACTTTATCCTGCCTGTCTCATCGGCgttttgatattttatttttaactAAAATCAGCAGcaacttgaaaaattttgagataacCTTAAAAAGGATCTAGCAATAAAGAGAAGCTCGAAGTAGCCATGGACActgaagagaaaaaaaagactaCAGCGTCAGTAGAGCATGCCCGGATGTTGCAAAATGAAATACAACAGTTATTTGCTCAGTTGCGGGATACGAATTCTCAAATTCGCTGCGATCTTAACGAGTTTGAACAAATAAAGGAATCATCTACAACAGCGGATTCAACCACGAACAGTGCGAACTgataaatttatattcaaatatattttacataaacaatattaatatatatatatattccCCCTACAATGATGAATGCGTTTCTGCCGTCACGTTTCCTATTATCACCTTCTCTTAGGTCCTCTTATTGGTGGCATAGGTCTTGAtgag
Above is a genomic segment from Saccharomyces cerevisiae S288C chromosome XII, complete sequence containing:
- a CDS encoding uncharacterized protein (hypothetical protein); translation: MDTEEKKKTTASVEHARMLQNEIQQLFAQLRDTNSQIRCDLNEFEQIKESSTTADSTTNSAN
- the SPE4 gene encoding spermine synthase (Spermine synthase; required for the biosynthesis of spermine and also involved in biosynthesis of pantothenic acid), which codes for MVNNSQHPYIKDGWFREINDKSFPGQAFTMTVDSILYEARSEFQDILIFRNKVYGTVLVLDGIVQCTEFDEFAYQEMITHIAMFAHSNPKRVLIIGGGDGGVLREVAKHSCVEDITMVEIDSSVIELSRKFLPTLSNGAFDDERLDLKLCDGFKFLQDIGASDVHKKFDVIITDSSDPEGPAEAFFQERYFELLKDALNPNGVVIMQSSENFWLNLKYLHDLKNTAKKVFPNTEYCYTMVPTYTSGQLGLIVCSNNANIPLNIPQRKISEQEQGKLKYYNPQIHSSAFVLPTWADKVINE
- the RMP1 gene encoding Rmp1p (Ribonuclease MRP complex-specific subunit; ribonuclease (RNase) MRP processes pre-rRNA and has a role in cell cycle-regulated degradation of daughter cell-specific mRNAs; unlike most subunits, not shared between RNase MRP and nuclear RNase P; structural similarity but limited sequence homology with human RMP64 (NEPRO)), with translation MDEMDNVIRSLEQEYRLILLLNHRNKNQHRAASWYGSFNEMKRNCGQIITLFSSRRLQAKRLKDVEWVKLHRLLQRALFRQLKRWYWQFNGVIALGQFVTLGCTLVTLLANVRALYMRLWEINETEFIRCGCLIKNLPRTKAKSVVNDVEELGEIIDEDIGNNVQENELVITSIPKPLTENCKKKKKRKKKNKSAIDGIFG